From Caretta caretta isolate rCarCar2 chromosome 9, rCarCar1.hap1, whole genome shotgun sequence, one genomic window encodes:
- the VAMP7 gene encoding vesicle-associated membrane protein 7: MAILFAVVARGTTILAKHAWCGGNFLEVTEQILARIPSENNKLTYSHGNYLFHYICQDRIIYLCITDDNFERSRAFSFLNEIKKRFQTTYGSRAQTALPYAMNSEFSSILAAQLKHHSENKGTDQMVETQAQVDELKGIMVRNIDLVAQRGEKLELLIDKTENLVDSSVTFKTTSRNLARAMCMKNLKLTIIITVVSIVVIYIIVSAACGGLTWPSCVQK; the protein is encoded by the exons ATGGCCATCCTGTTTGCTGTTGTTGCCAGAGGCACGACCATCCTTGCCAAACATGCCTGGTGTGGAGGAAATTTCCTGGAGGTGACGGAGCAGATCCTGGCAAGGATACCATCAGAGAACAACAAACTCACCTACTCACATGGAAA TTATCTATTTCATTATATCTGCCAAGACCGGATTATATACCTATGTATCACAGATGAT aaCTTTGAACGTTCCAGAGCCTTCAGTTTCCTGAATGAAATCAAAAAGAGATTTCAGACTACGTATGGTTCAAGAGCACAGACAGCACTTCCATATGCCATGAACAGCGAATTCTCCAGTATCTTGGCTGCACAGCTG AAACACCACTCGGAGAACAAGGGCACTGATCAGATGGTGGAGACACAAGCCCAGGTTGATGAACTTAAAGGAATCATGGTCCGAAACATAG ACCTGGTGGCTCAAAGAGGAGAGAAGCTGGAGCTGCTGATAGACAAAACTGAGAATCTAGTGGATTCA TCTGTCACATTCAAAACTACCAGCAGGAACCTGGCCAGAGCCATGTGTATGAAGAACCTCAAGCTTACCATCATCATCACAGTAGTATCGATT GTGGTCATCTACATCATTGTGTCAGCTGCCTGCGGGGGGCTTACATGGCCCAGCTGTGTGCAGAAGTAA